The Sardina pilchardus chromosome 19, fSarPil1.1, whole genome shotgun sequence genome window below encodes:
- the acbd5a gene encoding acyl-CoA-binding domain-containing protein 5A gives MMADDNKPIHELRFDAAVKVIQSLPADGSFQPSNEMMLKFYSYYKQATQGPCNIPRPGFWDPVGKVKWDAWSALGEMSTEEAMTAYVDEMKLILESMPVTDEVERLLKVLGPFYEMVDAKKISQVSDLSDGLGDVMGKTSKAVTKSIIRNMEMNGSLDDHMSKLEARRRAIKNTEDDDIEEEEEEDDEEDEEDDEEEIVEVKKAPPPRKKGSSGKPKAPLSNGSAAHGALPLTNGTHSSKSALNGNGVQEEPDDMGLPAGTMEINGHLSDLPEDLCSHQHVASDSDSEVYCDSVDQFGMEEGSEGHSNHAPDLEDNHHSTLSSTEELGAPVSDAEDLQAGPEGVQRGGEDGKSGSGASHRHRAPAERTDNALVRRSRGSRSSSSSGGAQGLLQGNGGDGERWGSEGAVGGNINEQIVTALARLQEDMQSVLQRLHTLEALTASQARSLALSPNFPSPQVTKRPSWWPFEVSPGTVAFAVVWPFVAQWLIRLYLQRRRRRIH, from the exons ATGATGGCGGATGACAACAAACCAATCCACGAGCTGCGTTTTGACGCTGCAGTCAAAGTGATTCAGAGTTTACCTGCGGACG GTTCCTTTCAACCATCGAATGAGATGATGTTGAAGTTCTACAGCTACTACAAGCAGGCCACGCAGGGACCTTGCAACATTCCCCGGCCAGGCTTTTGGGACCCAGTGGGCAAAGTCAAATG GGATGCATGGAGTGCTCTCGGAGAGATGTCGACAGAGGAGGCCATGACAGCATATGTTGATGAAATGAAACTG ATTCTGGAGAGCATGCCGGTGACGGATGAAGTGGAGAGACTGCTTAAGGTCTTGGGGCCATTTTATGAGATGGTGGATGCAAAGAAGATCTCACAAGTGTCTGACCTTTCTGATG GTCTTGGGGATGTTATGGGAAAAACATCCAAGGCAGTCACCAAAAGTATCATCAGGAACATGGAAATGAACGGCTCTTTAGACGATCACATGTCCAAATTGGAAGCCAGGAGAAGAGCCATCAAGAATACGGAAGATGATGacattgaggaggaggaggaggaagacgacgaagaagatgaagaagacgaCGAAGAGGAGATCGTAGAAGTTAAAAAAG CCCCACCACCAAGAAAGAAAGGGTCATCGGGGAAGCCCAAAGCACCCTTATCCAATGGCAGTGCAGCCCATGGAGCCCTCCCTTTAACCAATGGCACGCACAGCTCCAAGTCTGCGCTCAATGGGAATGGTGTGCAAGAGGAGCCAGATGACATGGGCCTACCTGCTGGGACCATGGAGATTAATGGCCATCTCAGTG ATCTCCCTGAGGACCTGTGTAGCCACCAGCATGTAGCTAGTGACTCCGACAGTGAGGTTTACTGTGACTCGGTTGACCAGTTTGGTATGGAGGAG GGCTCAGAGGGGCACAGCAACCATGCCCCAGACCTGGAGGACAATCACCACAGCACCCTGTCCTCCACCGAGGAGCTTGGCGCACCCGTGTCCGACGCAGAGGACCTGCAGGCAGGGCCCGAGGGCGTCCAGCGAGGCGGGGAGGACGGGAAGAGTGGGTCAGGCGCTTCACACAGGCACAGGGCACCTGCAGAGCGAACCGACAACGCACTGGTCCGCAGGAGCAGAG GCTCCAGATCTTCATCCTCGAGTGGTGGAGCCCAGGGATTGTTGCAGGGCAACGGGGGGGATGGGGAACGCTGGGGGTCGGAAGGGGCAGTTGGAGGGAATATCAACGAGCAGATAGTGACCGCGCTGGCAAGGCTACAGGAAGACATGCAGAGCGTGCTACAGCGGCTACACACTCTGGAGGCCCTGACTGCCTCTCAG GCCCGATCACTTGCCTTGTCTCCGAACTTTCCGTCACCCCAGGTAACAAAG AGACCCTCCTGGTGGCCCTTTGAAGTGTCCCCAGGCACTGTGGCCTTTGCAGTGGTGTGGCCGTTTGTGGCGCAGTGGCTTATTCGCCTGTACCTCCAGCGAAGGAGACG GCGGATCCACTGA